In Vibrio marisflavi CECT 7928, the following are encoded in one genomic region:
- a CDS encoding substrate-binding periplasmic protein: protein MWKFVYQAIKVTYFRLLILTSVFFLSPSHSATIGVDIVTDDFPPLQIQVNDEPAGYVVEFVQELVKDASKEYPIQINTIRFLPWKRAMSLTKKTENILFFSVARTPTRENQFHWIGKVAKHEVTLFRYIDGPKIIPNNLEDLKPFRLGSQSGGNFEEYIEGKGFNLITTTYGRKMLQMLRKNRIDYTPLVTSSYFYRLEQYGLDPNDFVPVLKIDDLSKDLWLVASLTTSDEVVRALKNSYQRLTQQGVLERISNSYHPESEIMLKYRQSSYK from the coding sequence ATGTGGAAATTCGTATATCAAGCTATAAAAGTCACTTATTTCAGACTACTCATACTTACATCAGTTTTTTTTCTCTCACCAAGCCATTCGGCTACGATTGGGGTTGATATAGTCACAGACGACTTTCCGCCTCTTCAGATACAGGTCAACGATGAACCTGCGGGTTACGTTGTAGAGTTCGTTCAAGAGCTAGTAAAAGATGCATCCAAAGAGTACCCGATACAAATCAACACAATACGTTTTCTTCCATGGAAAAGGGCTATGTCTCTCACTAAAAAAACAGAGAACATACTTTTCTTTTCTGTGGCAAGAACACCTACTCGAGAAAATCAATTCCACTGGATAGGAAAAGTAGCAAAACATGAAGTGACACTATTTAGGTATATTGATGGGCCAAAAATCATCCCAAATAACCTAGAAGACTTAAAGCCATTCAGGTTAGGTAGTCAGTCTGGCGGTAACTTTGAAGAATATATAGAAGGCAAAGGCTTCAACCTAATTACGACTACTTATGGTCGAAAAATGCTTCAGATGTTGCGAAAAAACCGTATAGATTATACCCCGCTAGTCACTTCTAGCTATTTTTATCGTCTTGAACAGTATGGTTTAGATCCTAATGATTTTGTCCCTGTACTTAAAATCGATGACTTGTCAAAGGACCTTTGGCTAGTAGCAAGCCTCACAACTTCAGATGAGGTAGTTAGGGCGCTGAAAAACAGTTATCAGCGCTTGACACAGCAGGGTGTTCTAGAACGTATCAGCAACTCTTACCATCCCGAAAGTGAAATAATGCTGAAATATAGACAATCCTCCTATAAATAG
- a CDS encoding regulator produces the protein MKRKHSHCTQLDEFGIFTKINCTLTIKQVAELCFKTVRTVTLWNTGKRSIPPECARLIRIYEGRELGIGKPWQGFQMIGERLALPTGQIVEPQQIIIALGVLEVSAPREQAKASQLLKYSRLLAKYKR, from the coding sequence ATGAAACGTAAGCACAGCCATTGCACTCAACTCGATGAATTCGGAATTTTCACAAAAATAAACTGCACGTTAACGATAAAACAAGTCGCTGAACTTTGTTTTAAAACTGTGAGAACAGTCACTCTATGGAACACAGGAAAACGCTCCATACCACCAGAGTGTGCTCGACTTATTCGTATTTACGAGGGTAGGGAGCTCGGAATCGGAAAACCTTGGCAGGGGTTTCAAATGATAGGAGAGCGTTTGGCTCTGCCAACGGGGCAAATAGTAGAGCCGCAGCAAATAATCATCGCTTTAGGTGTCCTAGAAGTTTCAGCACCGAGAGAACAAGCGAAAGCATCTCAACTCCTTAAGTACTCGCGACTATTAGCAAAATATAAAAGATAG